A part of Arachis hypogaea cultivar Tifrunner chromosome 12, arahy.Tifrunner.gnm2.J5K5, whole genome shotgun sequence genomic DNA contains:
- the LOC112727879 gene encoding L-type lectin-domain containing receptor kinase VIII.2, whose translation MAHFTTSPYFKALTLTILFLKTQAFDPIPLFSFAEFEKDPKFKSNVALFGGSKVMNGGSGIQLSGSGKVMYKRPIKLLEGKPKQLASFSTYFTFSTPLYNRGGLAFVMVPNGSKSDFFEKSSSGYPSLLKNGKSGVVGVEFSPSTKGGHVSCSVAINVGDPVIPARAINKSFNWVAKNGEKFHAWIDYVASSRQLEVRLSQHGNTKPYDPFLWHKIDLAEVLKEKQFFVGLSPMKLLDDSSSYESQAWFLYSWSFVVRKFPHTMHSEPLDPKVLVKTSSKGKNPVVNNKPRNDDCILKVLSAMIFGTGCGALTAFVVLYLWTIFGGNRRPVVPEECVMQHDVEYRKVKIVVDNKTIEDGKN comes from the coding sequence ATGGCACATTTTACCACTTCCCCCTACTTCAAGGCCTTAACTTTAACCATTTTGTTCCTAAAAACCCAAGCTTTTGACCCAATTCCATTGTTCTCCTTTGCTGAATTTGAGAAAGATCCAAAATTTAAGTCCAATGTGGCTCtctttggtggttcaaaggttaTGAATGGTGGCTCTGGGATTCAGCTATCTGGGTCTGGGAAGGTCATGTACAAAAGACCCATCAAGCTTCTTGAAGGTAAACCAAAGCAATTAGCGTCTTTTTCGACTTACTTTACATTTTCAACGCCATTGTACAATAGGGGTGGTTTGGCTTTTGTTATGGTTCCAAATGGTTCAAAAAGTGATTTTTTTGAGAAAAGTTCTTCTGGGTATCCTTCATTGTTGAAAAATGGAAAATCTGGAGTTGTCGGTGTTGAGTTTAGTCCTTCAACAAAGGGTGGTCATGTAAGTTGTAGTGTGGCCATTAATGTCGGTGACCCAGTTATTCCGGCTAGAGCCATTAACAAATCTTTCAATTGGGTTGCTAAAAATGGAGAAAAGTTTCATGCTTGGATTGATTATGTTGCAAGTTCAAGGCAGTTAGAAGTTAGGTTGAGTCAACATGGTAACACAAAGCCATATGATCCATTTCTCTGGCACAAAATTGACTTAGCAGAAGTGTTGAAGGAGAAACAATTTTTTGTTGGTCTTAGTCCTATGAAGTTGTTGGATGATTCATCTTCTTATGAATCTCAAGCATGGTTCTTGTATTCATGGAGCTTTGTTGTAAGGAAATTCCCACACACTATGCATTCAGAGCCTCTAGATCCAAAGGTACTTGTTAAGACCTCAAGTAAGGGTAAGAATCCTGTGGTTAATAATAAACCAAGGAATGATGATTGCATTTTGAAGGTTCTTTCTGCAATGATATTTGGTACTGGTTGTGGAGCATTGACAGCATTTGTTGTGCTTTATTTGTGGACCATATTTGGTGGTAATAGGAGACCTGTGGTGCCTGAAGAATGTGTTATGCAACAT